Within Metabacillus sp. KUDC1714, the genomic segment CATTAACAGACGAACAAATTGCCGAAAAAGTGGTTGTTTCTGTCCAACCGTTTGATGGTAAACAACAATTTGCTGAAACAGAAGCAACACAAGTCATACCAATGTGGATGTACATTGTTGCTGGTGGTTTATTATTGGCAATTGTTATTCTAGTAATTTTGTTAGTTAGAAAGAAAAAACAAGATGATATAGAGTTAGACGATGAAGAGGATTATACGATTGATGAGCCGATTAGAGTACATGATATAAATAATGAAGTCGAAACAGAAGGTACTGTTCGTAAAAAACAGCTCGAAAAAATGGCTAAAGAAAAGCCTGAAGATTTTGCTAAGCTTTTACGTACATGGATTACAGAGGAATAGGGGGGAAGTTTATGGCAAGAAAAGACAATTCTAATACACTAAATGGCAAGCAAAAAGCTGCTATCCTCTTAATCTCATTAGGTCCTGAAGTCTCAGCATCAATATATAAACATTTGTCTGAGGAAGAAATTGAGAAATTAACGTTAGAAATATCCGGTGTTCGAAAAGTTGAAGCAAATAAGAAGGAAGAAATTATTGAAGAATTTCATGATATTGCAATGGCTCAGGACTATATCTCTCAGGGTGGTATAGCATACGCAAAGCAAATTCTTGAAAAGGCTTTAGGTGGTGAAAAAGCAACTAGTATTATTCAACGATTAACATCGTCATTACAAGTTAGACCTTTTGATTTTGCAAGAAAAGCAGATCCAGGACAAATTTTGAACTTTATCCAAAATGAGCATCCACAAACAATTGCACTTGTTTTATCCTATCTTGAGCCAGCCCAGTCAGGTCAAATATTATCTGAGTTGCCACAAGAGCTGCAAGCTGATGTAGCAAGGAGAATAGCTGTTATGGATCGAACTTCTCCTGAGATTATTAATGAAGTAGAGCAAATTCTAGAACGGAAGCTTTCATCTACAGTCACACAAGATTTTACCCAAACGGGTGGAATTGAAGCAGTAGTAGAAGTGTTAAATGGAGTTGATCGTTCTACAGAAAGAACAATTCTTGACTCACTTGAAATTCAAGATCCAGTACTTGCGGAAGAAATTAAAAAGAGAATGTTTGTCTTTGAGGACATCGTAACACTTGATAATCGTGCAATCCAACGAGTCATCAGAGATGTTGAAAATGAAGATTTAATGCTTTCGCTTAAAGTTGCAAGTGAGGAAGTTAGAGATGTTGTCTTTAAAAACATGTCGAAACGAATGGTTGATACTTTTAAAGAAGAAATGGAATACATGGGACCCGTTAGGCTGCGCGATGTAGAAGAGGCTCAATCTAGAATCGTTGGCGTAATTAGAAGATTAGAAGAAGCTGGTGAGATTGTCATCGCTCGTGGTGGAGGAGATGATATTATTGTCTAGGTTGATTAAAGTGCAATACTATAAAAATGACAATGATAAACAACCCATAGCTGTACAAGGGATAGAAGTACTGCTAAACGAAAAATATAAACACATAAATGACCCAAAGACAGATATGCACGCTTCATATATTATTCA encodes:
- the fliG gene encoding flagellar motor switch protein FliG, whose translation is MARKDNSNTLNGKQKAAILLISLGPEVSASIYKHLSEEEIEKLTLEISGVRKVEANKKEEIIEEFHDIAMAQDYISQGGIAYAKQILEKALGGEKATSIIQRLTSSLQVRPFDFARKADPGQILNFIQNEHPQTIALVLSYLEPAQSGQILSELPQELQADVARRIAVMDRTSPEIINEVEQILERKLSSTVTQDFTQTGGIEAVVEVLNGVDRSTERTILDSLEIQDPVLAEEIKKRMFVFEDIVTLDNRAIQRVIRDVENEDLMLSLKVASEEVRDVVFKNMSKRMVDTFKEEMEYMGPVRLRDVEEAQSRIVGVIRRLEEAGEIVIARGGGDDIIV